One Methylobacterium oryzae DNA window includes the following coding sequences:
- a CDS encoding DNA-binding protein, giving the protein MIGSTATRPSGANDTGLPLAQDLLSGAEAIALFMFGEASEANKRKVYHAAQKLGLPTFRMGATLCARRSTILAWIERQESAA; this is encoded by the coding sequence ATGATTGGCTCGACTGCAACGCGCCCGTCCGGCGCGAACGATACCGGCTTGCCTCTCGCTCAGGACTTGTTGTCGGGCGCCGAGGCAATCGCCCTCTTCATGTTCGGAGAGGCGAGCGAGGCTAACAAGCGCAAGGTCTACCACGCCGCGCAGAAGCTCGGCCTGCCCACGTTCCGGATGGGCGCGACACTCTGCGCCCGGCGCTCGACGATCCTCGCGTGGATCGAGCGGCAGGAGAGCGCAGCATGA